One segment of Streptomyces sp. NBC_00576 DNA contains the following:
- a CDS encoding CDP-alcohol phosphatidyltransferase: protein MPLFTRIIPSTDATTDATTEAPSTETPSPDTDDSATETPAVSEATDAADTAAEAGAATEVAKAGAATEPSAATEVTEPSAATKATEPTEAGAATEPSAATEVTEPGAATEVTAAAEASAAAETEKSPKPGWRTRRPTVARNLSWAVTGLSALLVLVALQLPATADQIRLSEFFRIPAEAIVAAVVLLAMPRRPRVITAACIGVFLGALTVVNLLDMGYVEYLGRHFNVMVDWELLSDAQSYLTDSIGAVGSIATTLGVIVLVLLLLVGTGLATVRLSNLLARHNAGATKASLIAGTVWITCMSLGLTNFGGAPLASNHATAIVEAHVQRVHNSIRDEAVFEKLAKKDPFAKTPPDQLVPDLRGKDVIFTFIESYGRSAIEDPVMSPGVDRTLADQTQALTDAGFAAKSGWLTSATYGGSSWLGHSTFLSGLWISTQQRYRTLVNSDRLTLPEVFRRTDDFRVVGVMPGVQKSWPEAKFYGLEKNYAAKDLGYKGPKFSWSTMPDQYTLEAYQRLEHGRKQAKPLMSEIILTSSHQPWAPLPKTVPQDQLGDGSVFNAIQKAGKDPKDVLYDGTKAKEEYGKSIQYSVTSLIDWLTRYGTDNTVLVFLGDHQPMARVSGNDASRDVPVSVVAKDPKILDKISDWNWTDGLRPADDAPVWKMDAFRDKFLTAYGSTPHP from the coding sequence GTGCCTCTGTTCACGCGCATCATCCCATCGACGGACGCCACCACGGACGCCACCACCGAGGCACCTTCGACGGAGACGCCATCCCCGGACACCGACGACAGCGCCACGGAGACCCCGGCGGTTTCTGAAGCAACCGATGCCGCCGATACGGCGGCTGAGGCCGGCGCAGCCACGGAGGTCGCCAAGGCCGGCGCAGCCACCGAGCCCAGCGCCGCCACCGAGGTCACCGAGCCCAGCGCAGCCACCAAGGCCACCGAGCCCACCGAGGCCGGCGCAGCCACCGAGCCCAGCGCCGCCACCGAGGTCACCGAGCCCGGCGCAGCCACCGAGGTCACCGCAGCCGCCGAGGCCAGCGCAGCCGCCGAAACGGAGAAGTCCCCCAAGCCCGGCTGGCGCACCCGTCGTCCCACCGTCGCCCGCAACCTCAGCTGGGCGGTCACCGGCCTCTCCGCGCTTCTCGTTCTCGTCGCCCTGCAACTGCCGGCCACCGCCGACCAGATCCGGCTCTCCGAGTTCTTCCGGATCCCGGCGGAGGCGATCGTCGCGGCCGTCGTGCTGCTCGCGATGCCGCGCCGGCCGCGAGTGATCACGGCGGCGTGCATCGGTGTCTTCCTCGGTGCGCTGACCGTGGTGAACCTGCTGGACATGGGATACGTCGAGTATCTGGGCCGGCACTTCAACGTGATGGTCGACTGGGAGCTGCTGAGCGACGCGCAGTCGTACCTCACCGACTCCATAGGCGCGGTGGGTTCGATCGCCACGACCCTCGGTGTGATCGTGCTCGTGCTGCTCCTGCTCGTCGGGACAGGCCTCGCGACCGTGCGGCTCAGCAACCTGCTCGCCCGCCACAACGCCGGCGCCACCAAGGCCTCGCTCATCGCCGGCACCGTGTGGATCACCTGCATGTCCCTCGGACTCACGAACTTCGGCGGGGCGCCGTTGGCCTCGAACCACGCCACCGCGATCGTCGAGGCGCACGTGCAACGGGTGCACAACAGCATTCGCGACGAGGCGGTGTTCGAGAAGCTGGCGAAGAAGGACCCGTTCGCGAAGACGCCCCCCGACCAGCTGGTGCCGGACCTGCGCGGCAAGGACGTCATCTTCACGTTCATCGAGAGCTACGGCCGCAGCGCGATCGAGGACCCGGTCATGTCGCCCGGCGTCGACCGGACGCTCGCCGACCAGACCCAGGCCCTGACCGACGCCGGATTCGCCGCGAAGAGCGGCTGGCTGACCTCGGCGACGTACGGCGGCAGCAGTTGGCTCGGCCACTCCACGTTCCTGTCGGGCCTGTGGATCAGCACCCAACAGCGTTACCGCACCCTCGTCAACAGCGACCGCCTCACCCTCCCCGAGGTGTTCCGGCGCACCGACGACTTCCGGGTCGTCGGGGTGATGCCGGGCGTGCAGAAGAGCTGGCCGGAGGCGAAGTTCTACGGCCTGGAGAAGAACTACGCGGCGAAGGATCTCGGCTACAAGGGACCGAAGTTCAGCTGGTCGACCATGCCGGACCAGTACACGCTGGAGGCCTACCAGCGCCTGGAGCACGGCAGGAAGCAGGCCAAGCCGCTGATGTCGGAGATCATCCTGACGTCGAGTCACCAGCCCTGGGCGCCCCTTCCGAAGACGGTCCCGCAGGACCAGCTCGGCGACGGCTCGGTGTTCAACGCGATCCAGAAGGCGGGCAAGGACCCGAAGGACGTCCTCTACGACGGCACCAAGGCCAAGGAGGAGTACGGCAAGTCGATCCAGTACTCGGTCACCAGCCTCATCGACTGGCTCACGCGGTACGGCACCGACAACACCGTCCTCGTCTTCCTCGGCGACCACCAGCCGATGGCCCGGGTCAGCGGCAACGACGCCAGCCGCGATGTGCCGGTGTCGGTCGTGGCCAAGGACCCGAAGATCCTGGACAAGATCTCCGACTGGAACTGGACGGACGGCCTGCGCCCCGCCGACGACGCACCGGTCTGGAAGATGGACGCGTTCCGCGACAAGTTCCTTACGGCGTACGGCTCGACGCCTCACCCGTAA
- a CDS encoding ATP-binding protein — MVGFPVPGTSFVGRQHELAQARRLLAATRLLTLTGPGGVGKTRLAGRVAEGAVRGFPDGAWLVPLAAVRDGTLVPHAVADALGIRDETGRAPLDTVVEHLRSRRLLLVLDNCEHVTGACASLVAAVLGATEGVRVLATSRHRLSLTEEQLLLVTPLATPAPEHALPGTEFPALRLFADRAAAVAPGFEITDRNRAAVARLCHRLDGLPLAIELAAVRMHALGVEQLDERLGEHLGAHYRLLACGSPAAPPRHRTLRSAVDWSHDLCTPAEQLAWAHLSVFTGSFDLAGAEAVCGGEVVAGRPGRAEGARAGDKPAPAGTTRVTADPNPSGGTRAAEGTMTARPDTTDSYGGPNPPEATPTDDATTTAQPDTASGRHDDPAPAATARASGASARVGGAAEPGVSVGAVGAGAARGAVLEAVIGLVEKSVLVREGGRAGGGSGTRYRMLALLREYGLEKLEALGAAGDSRRRLCAHFVRIAEEHERSWFGPDQPGTLAGLRAEHDNLRAALDFCLTTPGESPRGLRLVGSLWFYWIARGAWAELRHWWQRLVMCEGRRPSPELTRAHWAAALIPLVRTRTNAVLLTGAPHPPTLAPHETPDVRPLAEVLDRHPGLVGGDERPLLAFHILSRVELATTLTFHGRPERAVPLCVDALAVCEAHGEQWVRSYVLGALATARWALGEHEAAAESARRCLRLPYVTGEPHAVGGTLEVLAVVTAARGDAERAAVLRGAAHRIWYDLGHDPLAGQRRACGTPDDSPYGDAHRRGYELSVREALAYALGEPLRPARPAPPVPDTGLTRRELEVAALIASGMTNRQIAERLVISRRTAEGHAERILAKLGFAARSQVASWFSGLSR; from the coding sequence ATGGTCGGATTTCCCGTGCCGGGAACGAGTTTCGTGGGCCGGCAGCATGAACTCGCGCAGGCCAGGCGGCTGTTGGCCGCCACCAGGCTGCTGACGCTCACCGGTCCCGGCGGGGTCGGCAAGACCCGGCTCGCGGGACGGGTGGCCGAGGGGGCGGTACGGGGCTTCCCGGACGGGGCCTGGCTGGTGCCGCTGGCCGCCGTGCGGGACGGCACGCTGGTGCCGCACGCGGTCGCGGACGCGCTCGGCATCCGGGACGAGACGGGCCGGGCGCCGCTGGACACGGTCGTCGAGCATCTGCGCAGCAGACGGCTGCTGCTGGTCCTGGACAACTGCGAGCACGTGACGGGCGCCTGTGCCTCGCTGGTGGCCGCCGTGCTCGGGGCGACCGAGGGTGTCCGCGTACTGGCCACCAGCCGCCACCGGCTCAGCCTCACCGAGGAGCAGCTGCTCCTCGTGACCCCGCTGGCCACCCCGGCCCCCGAGCACGCCCTCCCCGGAACGGAGTTCCCGGCGCTGCGCCTGTTCGCCGACCGGGCGGCGGCCGTGGCACCCGGCTTCGAGATCACCGACCGCAACCGGGCGGCCGTGGCCCGCCTCTGCCATCGCCTGGACGGCCTCCCGCTGGCCATCGAACTGGCGGCCGTGCGGATGCACGCCCTGGGCGTGGAGCAACTGGACGAACGCCTCGGCGAACACCTGGGCGCCCATTACCGCCTCCTCGCCTGCGGCAGCCCGGCCGCCCCACCCCGCCACCGGACTCTCCGCTCGGCCGTGGACTGGAGCCACGACCTGTGCACCCCGGCGGAACAGCTCGCCTGGGCCCACCTGTCGGTCTTCACCGGCAGCTTCGACCTGGCGGGCGCGGAGGCGGTGTGCGGCGGTGAGGTGGTCGCTGGGCGGCCGGGCAGGGCGGAGGGCGCACGCGCCGGAGACAAGCCCGCCCCGGCGGGAACAACTCGCGTCACCGCCGACCCCAACCCGTCGGGAGGGACCCGCGCCGCCGAGGGGACGATGACGGCCCGGCCGGACACGACCGACTCATACGGCGGCCCCAACCCGCCAGAAGCCACCCCCACCGACGACGCGACGACGACCGCCCAGCCGGACACGGCCAGCGGCCGGCACGACGACCCCGCCCCGGCGGCGACAGCCCGCGCGAGCGGGGCGTCGGCCCGGGTCGGAGGCGCCGCCGAGCCCGGAGTTTCGGTCGGCGCGGTCGGTGCCGGTGCTGCCAGGGGCGCCGTGCTGGAGGCCGTGATCGGGCTCGTGGAGAAATCCGTGCTGGTCAGGGAGGGGGGAAGGGCCGGAGGCGGAAGCGGTACCCGGTATCGGATGCTCGCTCTTCTGCGTGAGTACGGGCTGGAGAAGCTGGAGGCGCTCGGTGCGGCCGGGGACAGTCGGCGGCGGTTGTGCGCGCACTTCGTGCGGATCGCGGAGGAGCATGAGCGGAGTTGGTTCGGGCCGGATCAGCCGGGCACGCTGGCCGGGCTGCGCGCCGAGCACGACAATCTGCGCGCGGCGCTCGACTTCTGCCTCACCACCCCCGGCGAGTCCCCGCGCGGGCTGCGCCTGGTCGGCAGCCTGTGGTTCTACTGGATCGCGCGCGGCGCCTGGGCGGAACTGCGGCACTGGTGGCAGCGGCTGGTCATGTGCGAGGGCCGACGCCCGTCACCCGAGCTGACCCGGGCCCACTGGGCCGCCGCCCTGATCCCGCTCGTCCGCACCCGTACTAACGCCGTTCTCCTGACCGGCGCCCCGCACCCCCCGACCCTGGCCCCGCACGAGACACCCGACGTCAGACCACTGGCCGAGGTCCTGGACCGACACCCAGGGCTCGTCGGCGGCGACGAAAGGCCGCTGCTCGCCTTCCACATCCTCAGCCGCGTCGAACTGGCGACCACGCTCACCTTCCACGGCCGCCCCGAGCGCGCCGTGCCGCTGTGCGTGGACGCCCTCGCCGTGTGCGAGGCGCACGGCGAGCAGTGGGTCCGCTCGTACGTCCTGGGCGCCCTCGCCACCGCCCGCTGGGCCCTGGGCGAGCACGAGGCCGCCGCCGAGAGTGCCCGGCGCTGTCTGCGGCTGCCGTATGTCACCGGCGAGCCGCATGCCGTCGGCGGCACCCTGGAGGTACTTGCCGTCGTCACCGCCGCCCGGGGCGACGCCGAGCGGGCGGCCGTGCTGCGGGGCGCGGCGCACCGCATCTGGTACGACCTCGGCCACGACCCCCTGGCCGGGCAACGGCGGGCCTGCGGGACGCCCGACGACAGCCCGTACGGCGACGCCCACCGGCGGGGTTACGAACTGTCGGTACGGGAAGCCCTCGCCTACGCACTGGGCGAGCCTCTCCGGCCCGCCCGCCCCGCACCGCCGGTGCCCGACACCGGGCTCACCCGCCGCGAGTTGGAGGTGGCCGCGCTGATCGCGTCGGGCATGACGAACCGGCAGATCGCGGAGCGGCTGGTGATCTCCCGGCGTACGGCCGAGGGGCATGCCGAGCGCATCCTCGCCAAGCTGGGTTTCGCGGCCCGCAGCCAGGTGGCGTCCTGGTTCAGCGGCCTGTCCCGCTGA
- a CDS encoding MFS transporter, which produces MTETSTSPTAAIRSPAGSPVLGGLGLFTVLLGAALPLIDFFIVNVALPTIGRDLAASEAVLELVVAGYGVSYAVLLVLGGRLGDLFGRRRLFLGGMAAFGVTSLACGLAPTAWTLVAARIAQGAASAAMLPQVLATIQSATAGPRRAKAMSLYGATAGLSMVAGQILGGVLVAADIAGTGWRSVFLVNVPVVLLGLVLAARSVPETRSQHPEPVDVPGTLLLGVSLITLLAPLTEGRAAGWPLWTWLSLAAFPFAAAAFYAVERGADRKGRTPLVPPTLFALPSLRRGLVMIVPFSIGFSGFMFVIAVALQRGADLGPVQAGLALAPMAVTFLAVSLSGPRLVARYGTRIVTVGGLVQGVGVALIALAVWRSWPDLGVVELLPGAAVAGAGQALQLPVLFRIILSEIEPARAGVGSGVMITTQQSALALGVATLGTLFLSLAPGVGMRDALVTTLVVQLGGIVVTTLLSLRLPRTIG; this is translated from the coding sequence GTGACTGAAACCAGCACCTCACCCACTGCCGCCATCCGCTCCCCCGCCGGGTCACCCGTACTCGGCGGGCTCGGCCTGTTCACCGTGCTGCTCGGCGCGGCGCTCCCCCTCATCGACTTCTTCATCGTGAATGTCGCCCTGCCCACCATCGGCCGGGATCTGGCGGCGAGCGAGGCCGTCCTCGAACTGGTGGTCGCCGGGTACGGGGTCTCGTACGCCGTTCTGCTCGTCCTGGGCGGGCGGCTCGGCGACCTCTTCGGCCGGCGCCGGCTCTTCCTCGGCGGCATGGCGGCCTTCGGCGTCACCTCGCTGGCCTGCGGTCTCGCGCCGACCGCCTGGACGCTGGTGGCGGCCCGGATCGCGCAGGGCGCGGCCTCGGCGGCGATGCTGCCGCAGGTGCTGGCGACGATCCAGTCGGCGACGGCCGGCCCGCGCCGCGCGAAAGCGATGAGCCTGTACGGCGCGACGGCGGGTCTGTCGATGGTGGCGGGCCAGATCCTCGGCGGCGTACTGGTGGCCGCCGACATAGCGGGCACCGGCTGGCGCTCGGTGTTCCTGGTGAACGTGCCGGTGGTGCTCCTCGGTCTGGTCCTGGCCGCCCGGTCGGTCCCGGAGACCCGCTCGCAGCACCCGGAACCGGTGGATGTCCCCGGCACGCTTCTCCTGGGGGTCTCGCTGATCACGCTCCTGGCCCCGCTCACCGAGGGCCGGGCGGCGGGCTGGCCGCTGTGGACCTGGCTGTCGCTGGCCGCGTTCCCGTTCGCGGCGGCGGCTTTCTACGCGGTCGAACGCGGCGCGGACCGCAAGGGCCGCACTCCACTCGTACCGCCGACCCTCTTCGCACTGCCGTCGCTGCGCCGGGGCCTGGTGATGATCGTGCCGTTCTCGATCGGCTTCAGCGGGTTCATGTTCGTGATCGCGGTGGCCCTGCAGCGGGGCGCGGACCTGGGGCCGGTACAGGCGGGGCTGGCGCTGGCCCCCATGGCCGTGACGTTCCTCGCCGTCTCCCTCTCCGGGCCGCGCCTGGTGGCTCGGTACGGCACCCGGATCGTCACGGTCGGCGGCCTGGTCCAGGGGGTGGGCGTGGCTCTCATCGCCCTCGCGGTGTGGCGTTCGTGGCCCGACCTGGGTGTGGTGGAGCTGCTGCCGGGAGCGGCGGTCGCGGGCGCGGGCCAGGCGCTGCAGCTCCCGGTCCTCTTCCGCATCATCCTCTCGGAGATCGAGCCGGCCCGGGCGGGCGTGGGCAGCGGTGTCATGATCACCACCCAGCAGTCCGCCCTGGCCCTGGGCGTGGCGACGCTGGGCACCCTGTTCCTCTCCCTGGCGCCGGGCGTGGGCATGCGGGATGCGTTGGTGACGACGTTGGTCGTGCAGTTGGGGGGCATCGTGGTGACGACGTTGCTCAGCCTGCGGCTGCCGCGGACGATCGGGTAA
- a CDS encoding MFS transporter, whose product MSELSPRRRMLVLAICCMSLLIVSLDVTVLNVALPSMEKDLGASVAGMQWALDAYTLVLASLLMLAGSTADRIGRRRVFKTGLVLFTLGSVLCSLAPSLDWLIVFRMIQAVGGSMLNPVAMSIITNTFTDPRERARAIGVWGGVVGISMAAGPIVGGLLVDSVGWRSIFWINLPVGLAALLLTLRYVPESRAPKARRPDPVGQVLVIALLGSLTYAIIEAPSSPVSHTVAFGTVTLAALLGLLYYEPRRTEPLIDLRFFRSVPFSGATVVAVSAFAALSGFLFLSTLYLQNVRGLSALHAGLWMLPMAVMCFVCAPISGRLVGSRGPRFSLLMAGVAMTASGVLFAGFDAESSNVTLVIGYFLFGLGFGFVNAPITNTAVSGMPRSQAGVAAAVASTSRQTGGTLGVAVIGAVLASGIGAGPYKEVFASAARPGWWIIAGCGLAVLVLGAVTTGGWARRTAERAAGRMEDEGVGGDGRGGGGEKGLRGTAGARSSM is encoded by the coding sequence ATGTCCGAGCTGAGTCCCCGCCGCCGCATGCTCGTGCTGGCGATCTGCTGTATGAGCCTGCTGATCGTGAGCCTCGATGTCACCGTGCTCAACGTCGCGCTGCCCTCCATGGAGAAGGATCTCGGCGCGAGTGTGGCCGGTATGCAGTGGGCGCTCGACGCGTACACGCTGGTGCTGGCCTCGCTGCTGATGCTCGCGGGCTCGACCGCCGACCGGATCGGCCGCCGCCGGGTCTTCAAGACCGGGCTGGTGCTGTTCACGCTCGGCTCGGTGCTCTGCTCGCTCGCCCCGAGCCTCGACTGGCTCATCGTGTTCCGCATGATCCAGGCGGTCGGCGGCTCGATGCTCAACCCGGTCGCCATGTCGATCATCACCAACACGTTCACCGACCCGCGCGAGCGGGCCCGGGCCATCGGGGTGTGGGGCGGGGTGGTCGGCATTTCCATGGCCGCCGGCCCGATCGTCGGCGGTCTGCTCGTGGACTCCGTCGGCTGGCGCTCGATCTTCTGGATCAACCTGCCGGTGGGCCTCGCCGCGCTGCTGCTGACCCTGCGGTACGTCCCCGAGTCCCGGGCGCCGAAGGCCCGCCGCCCGGACCCGGTCGGCCAGGTGCTGGTCATCGCGCTGCTCGGCTCGCTGACGTACGCGATCATCGAGGCGCCCAGCTCACCGGTCTCGCACACGGTCGCCTTCGGGACGGTCACCCTGGCCGCGCTGCTCGGGCTGCTCTACTACGAGCCCCGGCGCACCGAACCCCTCATCGACCTGCGGTTCTTCCGGTCGGTGCCGTTCAGCGGGGCGACCGTGGTCGCGGTCAGCGCGTTCGCGGCGCTGAGCGGGTTCCTGTTCCTGTCGACGCTGTACCTGCAGAACGTGCGGGGGCTGTCCGCGCTGCACGCGGGTCTGTGGATGCTGCCGATGGCGGTGATGTGCTTTGTGTGCGCCCCGATCTCGGGGCGGCTGGTCGGCAGCCGGGGGCCGCGGTTCTCGCTGCTCATGGCAGGGGTCGCGATGACCGCGAGCGGGGTCCTGTTCGCCGGGTTCGACGCGGAGTCGTCGAACGTGACGCTGGTGATCGGGTACTTCCTGTTCGGCCTCGGCTTCGGCTTCGTCAACGCGCCCATCACCAACACGGCCGTCTCGGGCATGCCCCGCTCCCAGGCCGGGGTGGCCGCCGCGGTCGCCTCCACCAGCCGCCAGACCGGCGGCACGCTGGGGGTCGCGGTGATCGGCGCGGTGCTGGCGTCGGGTATCGGGGCGGGCCCGTACAAGGAGGTGTTCGCCTCCGCGGCGCGGCCCGGGTGGTGGATCATCGCGGGCTGCGGCCTGGCCGTACTGGTCCTGGGTGCCGTCACCACCGGCGGCTGGGCCCGGCGGACGGCGGAGCGGGCGGCCGGACGCATGGAGGACGAGGGTGTCGGGGGCGATGGCAGGGGCGGGGGCGGGGAGAAGGGCTTGCGGGGTACGGCGGGGGCGCGCAGCTCTATGTGA
- a CDS encoding MEDS domain-containing protein → MGALRPGDHACLDVADAQAHWQVLTAYTRTGLTRGEKVMVVLDPADVGDDDALARLDAGTGQAESARQSGQLEIVRNTSVYIPDGSFSRDRQFRLYSQELERSRAEGRSGLRVGADMAWGQRAGVSDDQLLDYEAFMEPLFVDPRLTAMCWYSRHQYTDHLVAAMRTVHPLQVMTHLDALEVIRTDDSSPLRYSLDLTDLCYMEAHAAWQLVGFARDLPDGDTLDIRCGPILEAVLRGLGSDDVRQLRLRTEEGTGAETGGEAEAESGTGAGTGAGTGTGTVSGTGR, encoded by the coding sequence GTGGGAGCGCTGCGCCCCGGCGACCACGCCTGCCTGGACGTGGCCGACGCCCAGGCTCACTGGCAGGTACTGACCGCCTACACCCGCACCGGACTGACCCGTGGCGAGAAGGTGATGGTCGTCCTCGACCCGGCCGACGTGGGCGACGACGACGCTCTCGCCCGCCTCGACGCCGGTACCGGACAGGCCGAATCTGCCCGGCAGAGCGGCCAGTTGGAGATCGTGCGCAACACCTCCGTGTACATCCCGGACGGCAGCTTCTCCAGGGACCGGCAATTCCGGCTCTACTCCCAGGAGTTGGAGCGGTCACGGGCCGAGGGGCGGAGCGGGCTGCGGGTCGGGGCCGACATGGCCTGGGGGCAACGGGCCGGCGTCAGCGACGACCAACTCCTCGACTACGAGGCCTTCATGGAACCGCTCTTCGTGGATCCCCGCCTCACCGCGATGTGCTGGTACAGCCGTCACCAGTACACCGACCACCTGGTGGCCGCGATGCGGACGGTCCACCCGCTCCAGGTGATGACCCACCTCGACGCCCTCGAAGTGATCCGTACCGACGACTCCTCCCCGCTCCGGTACTCACTCGACCTGACCGACCTGTGCTACATGGAGGCACACGCCGCCTGGCAACTCGTCGGCTTCGCCCGGGACCTGCCCGACGGCGACACCCTCGACATCCGCTGCGGACCGATCCTCGAAGCGGTCCTCCGAGGCCTCGGATCTGACGACGTACGGCAGTTGAGGCTCCGCACGGAAGAAGGGACAGGGGCAGAGACAGGGGGAGAGGCGGAAGCGGAATCGGGAACGGGAGCAGGAACGGGAGCAGGAACGGGAACGGGAACGGTCAGCGGGACAGGCCGCTGA
- a CDS encoding helix-turn-helix transcriptional regulator has protein sequence MATAQETTAQRKQQRPGGPGSEIRRHELAVFLRSRRERISPEQVGLPRGRRRRTPGLRREEVAQLSAVGVTWYTWLEQARAIQVSEQVLDALARTLLLDPSERAHLFQLAGAVDPTPAASCPTITPALRELLWALDPIPACIQNSRYDIQAYNRTYSRLMGDLDAVPPEDRNLMLLVYTNEEWRSSVVLLEESMRMMAAKLRVQQAAHLGDPAWKLMLKRLRTESPEFCEIWERYEVVSARGKTKQFRNPYVGLLTVDHTDLWLAPELGTRLVTMVPSDEETRARLEKLYAMVVGGEQSGSGSG, from the coding sequence ATCGCCACCGCCCAGGAGACCACGGCTCAGCGGAAGCAGCAGCGGCCCGGCGGGCCCGGCTCGGAGATCCGGCGCCACGAACTCGCCGTCTTCCTGCGCAGCCGCCGCGAACGCATCTCCCCCGAGCAGGTGGGGCTGCCGCGCGGCCGGCGCCGCCGTACGCCGGGCCTGCGCCGTGAGGAGGTCGCCCAGCTCTCCGCAGTGGGCGTCACCTGGTACACCTGGCTCGAACAGGCGCGCGCGATCCAGGTCTCCGAGCAGGTGCTCGACGCCCTCGCCCGCACCCTCCTCCTCGACCCGAGCGAGCGCGCCCACCTCTTCCAGCTCGCCGGAGCCGTCGACCCGACCCCCGCCGCGAGCTGCCCGACGATCACGCCCGCGCTGCGTGAACTCCTGTGGGCCCTCGACCCCATCCCGGCCTGTATCCAGAACAGCCGGTACGACATCCAGGCGTACAACCGCACGTACAGCCGTCTCATGGGCGACCTGGACGCCGTACCGCCCGAGGACCGCAACCTCATGCTGCTCGTCTACACGAACGAGGAGTGGCGGTCGTCGGTCGTCCTGCTCGAAGAGTCGATGCGCATGATGGCGGCCAAGCTCCGGGTCCAGCAGGCCGCCCATCTCGGCGACCCCGCCTGGAAGTTGATGCTGAAGCGGCTGCGCACGGAGTCCCCGGAGTTCTGCGAGATCTGGGAGCGGTACGAGGTGGTCAGCGCCCGCGGCAAGACCAAGCAGTTCCGCAACCCGTACGTCGGCCTGCTCACCGTCGACCACACCGACCTCTGGCTCGCCCCGGAGCTGGGTACCCGCCTGGTGACGATGGTTCCGTCGGACGAGGAGACGCGTGCGCGTCTGGAGAAGCTGTACGCGATGGTCGTGGGCGGGGAGCAGTCGGGAAGCGGCAGCGGCTGA
- the dusB gene encoding tRNA dihydrouridine synthase DusB — translation MSTPVTAPANLLRIGPHTVQPPVVLAPMAGITNAPFRTLCREFSGGKGLFVSEMITTRALVERNEKTMQLIRFDATEKPRSIQLYGVDPATVGKAVRMIAEEGLADHIDLNFGCPVPKVTRKGGGSALPYKRHLLRAILREAVSGAGDLPVTMKMRKGIDDDHITYLDAGRIAVEEGVTAIALHGRTAAQHYGGTADWDAIARLKEHVPEIPVLGNGDIWSAEDALRMVRETGCDGVVVGRGCLGRPWLFADLVAAFEGRTEAIARPSLREVADIMVRHATLLGEWIGDEARGVIDFRKHVAWYLKGFAVGSEMRKRLAITSSLAELRSGLDELELDQPWPLGADGPRGRTSGNNRVVLPEGWLKDPYDCAGVSEDAELDTSGG, via the coding sequence ATGTCCACGCCCGTGACCGCCCCCGCAAACCTCCTCCGGATCGGCCCGCACACCGTGCAGCCGCCCGTCGTCCTCGCCCCCATGGCCGGGATCACGAACGCGCCCTTTCGCACCCTGTGCAGGGAGTTCAGCGGTGGCAAGGGGCTGTTCGTCAGCGAGATGATCACGACCCGGGCGCTGGTCGAGCGCAACGAGAAGACCATGCAGCTGATCCGCTTCGACGCGACCGAGAAGCCGCGCTCGATCCAGCTGTACGGCGTCGACCCGGCGACCGTCGGAAAGGCCGTCCGCATGATCGCGGAAGAGGGCCTCGCCGACCACATCGACCTCAACTTCGGGTGCCCCGTCCCGAAGGTGACGAGGAAGGGCGGCGGCTCGGCCCTCCCGTACAAGCGGCACCTGCTGCGCGCGATCCTGCGCGAGGCGGTGTCCGGCGCCGGGGACCTCCCCGTCACGATGAAGATGCGCAAGGGCATCGACGACGACCACATCACCTACCTCGACGCCGGCCGGATCGCCGTGGAGGAGGGCGTGACGGCCATCGCGCTGCACGGCCGCACCGCCGCCCAGCACTACGGCGGCACCGCGGACTGGGACGCGATCGCCCGCCTCAAGGAGCATGTGCCGGAGATCCCCGTACTCGGCAACGGCGACATCTGGTCGGCCGAGGACGCGCTGCGGATGGTCCGGGAGACCGGCTGCGACGGGGTGGTGGTCGGACGCGGCTGCCTCGGCCGGCCGTGGCTGTTCGCGGACCTGGTGGCGGCCTTCGAAGGACGTACGGAGGCCATCGCGCGCCCGTCCCTCCGCGAGGTCGCCGACATCATGGTCCGGCACGCCACGCTGCTCGGTGAGTGGATCGGGGACGAGGCGCGCGGGGTCATCGACTTCCGCAAGCATGTCGCCTGGTACCTGAAGGGCTTCGCGGTCGGCTCCGAGATGCGCAAGCGACTCGCGATCACGTCGTCCCTGGCCGAACTCCGGTCCGGCCTCGACGAGTTGGAGCTCGACCAGCCCTGGCCCCTCGGCGCGGACGGACCTCGCGGCCGTACCTCCGGCAACAACCGGGTGGTGCTGCCGGAGGGCTGGCTGAAGGACCCGTACGACTGCGCGGGCGTGAGTGAGGACGCGGAGCTGGATACCTCCGGAGGGTGA